The nucleotide window CCGCCGAACTGCACCGCCGCGGGATCGTGGTGAACCACAAGCGGGTCGAGCGGCTCATGCGCGCACACGGCCTGGCCGGGATCACCCGCCGCAAACGCCGCACCACCACCCGGCCTGCGGCCGGCCCGGTCACCCCAGCACAGGACCTGATCCGCCGCGACTTCACCGCCGAGAAACCCGGGACACGGCTGGTCGGGGACATCACCTGCCTGCCCACCTTCGAGGGCTGGCTCTACCTGGCCACCGTCATCGACCTGCACACCCGGGAGGTCGTCGGTCACGCCATGGCCGACCACATGCGCACCGACCTGGTCTGCGACGCCATCGACCTGGCCACCGCCCGCGGTCTTGTCCAGCCCGATGCGGTGTTTCACAGCGACCGCGGCGTCCAATACACGAGCAGCCAGTTCCGGGCCGCCCTCGCCGAGCACCGGATCCGCCCGTCGGTCGGGCGGGTGGGGTCCTGCTACGACAACGCCGTCGCCGAAGCCTTCTTCGCCACATTGAAGACCGAAATCGGTGTCTCGATCTGGCGCACCCGCGCCGAGGCGCGCCAGGACGTGTTCACCTGGCTGCGCTACTACAACCACAACCGGCTGCACTCAACGGTCGGGCACAACACCCCAGCCGAAGCCCGAACCAGCTACCCTCAGGCCCTGGCTGCCTGAAAACCCCGTGTCCGCCTCACCGGGGCAACTCCACTCGCGTGATTGGAGGGTCGACTCGCGTGATTAGAGGGTCGACACGCGTGATCCGGAGGTCGACACGCCGCGCAGAGGGCCGGTTCGCCGTGTCGACCCTTCAATCACGCGTGTCGTCGCTTCAATCACGCGTGTCGACCTGCGGATCACGGTCAGGAGAGTTCGCGGAGGGCCATGGCGAGGCCGGCGAGGCGGTCGGTGGCGTCGGTGAGGGCCTGCTTGGAGGTGACCAGGCCGTCGTCGGCGGCGGCGACCGTGTGGCCGGCCGCGGCGACCAGGCCGCGGTAGCCCTCGAGGCCGTCGTCGAGCTGCTCGCGGAGCTTGCGGACCGCGGCGTCGAGCGCTGCTTGCTCGCGGGCGGGTGCCGAGTCGCGGCCGCGCTCGATCGCCTGGATGCGGGCCGCCAGGCCGCGGAGGGCGGCGGCCGCCTCGGTCGCCGTCTGGCGGGCGTCCGCGACGGACACCTCCGAGACCGGCGGCGTGCCCACCGAGGACGGCACCGAAAGCTGGCGCAGCAGCTCGCTCAGCGACGCTTCGCACTCGGCGAGCCGTTCCATCGGCTCGCGGGCCGCCGAGCGGGCGGGCGGCAGCGGTGGCGGGCCTGCTGGGGCCGCCGGGATCGGGGTGCGCTTGAGTTCGCGCAGCTTCATGCCGGACCGGACGCTGAACGTGCCGAAGATGACGACCCCGGCGAACGACGTGATCGCCTGCGGCATCATCGCCGCGTGGGTCGGGCTGATCCAGCCCAGGGCGGCCGCCACGGTGACGACGCCGCACAGGATCGTCAGGATGATCCACAGCGTCAGGGCGCGGGACGTGCGGCGCTTGCGGCGTTCGAGCTTCGCGGCCGGGTGGTTCCAGCGGTCCCACTTGGCCCGGGCCTCGGCGAACGCCGGGACCTGGTTCGCCACGGACGACAACGACGCCGTGACGTCGGGCCGCCGGACCGGCGGCCGTTGCAAGGGGTTGGGACGTGCGGGCTTCCCGCCGGCCTGGTCGGCCGGCGGGAAGTACTTCTGCACCTTCTGGAGCTTTTCCTGGGCGCGCACGGCGTAGTCGGGCAGCTTCTCGATGTGCTTCTCCAGCTTCGCGCTCAGCTCGCCGAAGTCACGCCGCCTGCCCTGCTGCGCCATGGTGCTCGCCCCCTCTGGAGTCGTCAGGCCGGGTTCTTGCCCTGCTCGGCCTGCACGCGCGCCTGGATCTCGCGCTGGATGTCGGCCGAGCTGCTCGCGGGCTGCTGGGCCGTCTTGCCGCCGTCGGTGACCTGCGCGACCGAGTCGCCCCGCATCGACGCGCGGATCTGCTCGAGCCGCGAGTGGCCGGCCAGCTGCGTGGTGGAGGCCTGGACCTCCATCATGCGCCCCTGAACCGAGTTCTGGGCGAGCTCCGCCTGGCCGAGAGCCGTGGTGTAGCGCTTCTCGATCTTGTCGCGGACCTCTTCCAGCGACGGCGTGTTGCCCGGCGCGGCCAGCTGGCTCATCTGGTTGAGCGAAGCGGAGACCTGCTCCTGCATCTTCGCCTGCTCCAGCTGCGAGAGCAGCTTGGTGCGCTCGGCCAGCTTCTGCTGCAGCATCTGCGAGTTGCGCTCGACGGCCTGCTTCGCCTGCGCCGCGGCCTGCAGCGACTGGTCGTGCAGCGTCTTCAGGTCCTCGATGTTCTGCTCGGCCGTGACGAGCTGCGTCGCGAAGCTCTCCGCGGCGTTCTCGAACTCGACGGCCTTCTGCTCGTCACCCTTGCTGCGGGCTTCGTCCGCGAGGACGAGCGCCTGCCGGGTCGAGGCCTGCAGCTTCTCGACGTCGCCGAGCTGCCGGTTGAGCTTCATCTCCAGCTGCCGCTGGTTGCCGATCACGGAGGCGGCCTGCTGCGTCAGCGCCTGGTGGTTGCGCTGCGCCTCCTCGATGGCCTGCTGGATCTGTACCTTCGGGTCGGCGTGCTCGTCGATCTTCGACGAGAACGCCGCCATCATGTACTTCCAGAACTTCACGAACGGGTTGGCCATCTCCTCCGCCTGCCTTCTTGCGTCCCACGGGCCTAGGTACTCGGGGTGTGGGGCGTCGCTCCCCTGC belongs to Amycolatopsis tolypomycina and includes:
- a CDS encoding IS3 family transposase codes for the protein MTYRYRFISEHRAIYGVKRLCQVLGLRRQGFHEWVAAEAARIRRAEAEAELVRLITEIHAEHQGAYGVPRVTAELHRRGIVVNHKRVERLMRAHGLAGITRRKRRTTTRPAAGPVTPAQDLIRRDFTAEKPGTRLVGDITCLPTFEGWLYLATVIDLHTREVVGHAMADHMRTDLVCDAIDLATARGLVQPDAVFHSDRGVQYTSSQFRAALAEHRIRPSVGRVGSCYDNAVAEAFFATLKTEIGVSIWRTRAEARQDVFTWLRYYNHNRLHSTVGHNTPAEARTSYPQALAA
- the pspM gene encoding phage shock envelope stress response protein PspM; the encoded protein is MAQQGRRRDFGELSAKLEKHIEKLPDYAVRAQEKLQKVQKYFPPADQAGGKPARPNPLQRPPVRRPDVTASLSSVANQVPAFAEARAKWDRWNHPAAKLERRKRRTSRALTLWIILTILCGVVTVAAALGWISPTHAAMMPQAITSFAGVVIFGTFSVRSGMKLRELKRTPIPAAPAGPPPLPPARSAAREPMERLAECEASLSELLRQLSVPSSVGTPPVSEVSVADARQTATEAAAALRGLAARIQAIERGRDSAPAREQAALDAAVRKLREQLDDGLEGYRGLVAAAGHTVAAADDGLVTSKQALTDATDRLAGLAMALRELS
- a CDS encoding PspA/IM30 family protein, translated to MANPFVKFWKYMMAAFSSKIDEHADPKVQIQQAIEEAQRNHQALTQQAASVIGNQRQLEMKLNRQLGDVEKLQASTRQALVLADEARSKGDEQKAVEFENAAESFATQLVTAEQNIEDLKTLHDQSLQAAAQAKQAVERNSQMLQQKLAERTKLLSQLEQAKMQEQVSASLNQMSQLAAPGNTPSLEEVRDKIEKRYTTALGQAELAQNSVQGRMMEVQASTTQLAGHSRLEQIRASMRGDSVAQVTDGGKTAQQPASSSADIQREIQARVQAEQGKNPA